One genomic segment of Terriglobia bacterium includes these proteins:
- a CDS encoding ABC transporter permease has protein sequence MTGQPPTKDSGRKYGELYSSWVTAREAFWIALEALNSHKLRSFLTLLGVVIATTTLIVVMSVINGMNLYIAEHVANLGVNTFILSQYKWAQGYESWLEARRRNRPIRMDDYRFLEENVQGYKTIGATAEYWGRTAHYGNQVVYDVDLNGVTPSMIDIGQQKVDYGRYISDSDYSHAAPVCFIGTDLVDKFFPNVDPIGKEIRIDEHTFRVIGVAEKIGTTFGQSQDNFAIVPLTAFQKAYFSRAELNVSIQAWSSAQMIPLEDEVRMLMRVRRHLQYNDNDNFGINASQTIMDLWQRLTGTIFAVTIGVVAVFMVVGGIVIMNIMLASVTDRTHEIGIRKSLGARRRDILTQFIIESAVMAGTGGVVGILLALLVNVLVQRFVTSSVPLSAILVGVGLSVMVGLFFGIYPASKAARLDPIEALRAET, from the coding sequence ATGACTGGACAACCGCCGACGAAGGACAGTGGCCGCAAATACGGAGAGCTGTATAGCTCCTGGGTAACGGCCCGCGAGGCTTTCTGGATTGCCCTCGAAGCCTTGAATTCGCACAAGCTTCGTTCCTTCCTCACTTTGCTTGGCGTGGTGATTGCCACCACCACCCTGATTGTGGTGATGTCCGTCATTAACGGTATGAACCTCTACATCGCCGAGCACGTCGCCAACCTGGGCGTCAACACGTTTATCCTGAGCCAGTACAAGTGGGCCCAGGGCTATGAATCCTGGCTGGAGGCGCGGCGCCGCAACCGCCCCATTCGCATGGATGATTACAGGTTCCTTGAGGAAAACGTTCAGGGTTATAAGACCATCGGCGCGACGGCCGAGTACTGGGGCCGCACGGCGCATTATGGGAACCAGGTGGTCTACGATGTGGACCTTAATGGGGTAACGCCCAGCATGATCGATATCGGCCAGCAGAAGGTTGATTATGGCCGCTATATTTCTGATTCCGATTATTCCCATGCCGCGCCGGTCTGCTTTATCGGAACGGACCTGGTGGACAAGTTCTTCCCTAACGTTGACCCGATTGGCAAAGAAATCCGTATCGATGAACACACATTCCGCGTGATCGGGGTGGCGGAGAAAATCGGAACAACCTTCGGACAAAGCCAGGACAACTTCGCCATCGTTCCCCTCACGGCGTTCCAGAAAGCCTACTTCTCCAGGGCAGAACTGAATGTCAGCATCCAGGCGTGGTCATCGGCCCAGATGATCCCGCTCGAGGACGAGGTCCGCATGCTGATGCGGGTCCGGCGCCATCTGCAATACAACGACAACGACAATTTCGGCATCAACGCCTCGCAAACCATCATGGACCTGTGGCAGAGACTGACGGGCACCATCTTTGCCGTCACCATTGGCGTCGTGGCCGTCTTCATGGTGGTCGGCGGCATCGTGATCATGAACATCATGCTGGCCAGCGTTACGGACCGCACGCATGAGATTGGCATCCGCAAATCCCTCGGCGCGCGCCGGCGGGACATTCTGACGCAATTCATCATCGAATCCGCCGTCATGGCCGGCACGGGCGGAGTGGTCGGCATCCTGCTCGCGCTGCTGGTCAACGTGCTGGTCCAGAGGTTCGTAACGTCCTCGGTGCCGCTCAGCGCCATCCTTGTCGGAGTGGGATTGTCAGTGATGGTCGGCCTTTTCTTCGGCATTTATCCCGCCA